Proteins encoded within one genomic window of Jiangella mangrovi:
- a CDS encoding multicopper oxidase family protein translates to MPSGSDVRLRRNNRLVIASLAALAVLVTVGLLWSSSRLPATYSVMGMGHAEFGGGPVDEVHDGHAAHGWDGPPRQPGDRDVDSLTGPGDRPADVAVELVAARDGDRYTLNGTTPGPELRVEQGDLVEVTLVNESVPDGVTLHWHGVDVPNAEDGVAGVTQDAVAVGGSHTYRFVAEDAGTYWYHSHQVSHSQVRGGLFGTLVVAPPAGEAADHDVVAAVHTYGDGPTVNGRRDGLRVDAAPGESVRLRLVNTDNEVKRAWLADGVAFRLLAVDGRDVHEPSLVTDAAVTLPAGARVDLGFEAPSVGTAARVELGGTTVVVAPPGAAVAPADVGDAPAEDVDLLHYGTPAPLGFDPAAADREFEYRIGRRFGLVDGRPGMYWTVNGSMFPDVPMFVVSDGDVVRMRIENSGADNHPMHLHGHHAVVLSRDGEPATGSPWIVDSLDVGRDETYEIAFVADNPGIWLDHCHDLPHATEGLVAHLAYTGVYAPFRIGGPGSNEPE, encoded by the coding sequence ATGCCGTCCGGGTCTGACGTCCGGCTGCGCCGGAACAACCGGCTGGTCATCGCGTCGCTGGCGGCGCTGGCGGTGCTCGTGACCGTCGGGCTGCTGTGGTCGTCGAGCCGGCTGCCCGCCACCTACTCGGTGATGGGCATGGGGCACGCCGAGTTCGGCGGCGGGCCGGTCGACGAGGTGCACGACGGCCACGCGGCGCACGGCTGGGACGGGCCACCGCGGCAGCCCGGCGACCGGGACGTCGACTCGCTCACCGGACCCGGCGACCGGCCGGCCGACGTCGCCGTCGAGCTGGTCGCGGCCCGTGACGGCGACCGCTACACGCTGAACGGCACGACGCCCGGGCCGGAGCTGCGCGTCGAACAGGGCGACCTGGTCGAGGTCACCCTGGTCAACGAGTCGGTGCCCGACGGCGTGACGCTGCACTGGCACGGGGTCGACGTGCCGAACGCCGAGGACGGCGTCGCCGGGGTCACGCAGGACGCCGTCGCCGTCGGCGGATCGCACACGTACCGGTTCGTCGCCGAGGACGCGGGCACGTACTGGTACCACTCGCACCAGGTGTCGCACTCCCAGGTGCGCGGCGGCCTGTTCGGGACGCTCGTGGTCGCGCCGCCCGCGGGGGAGGCGGCGGACCACGACGTCGTGGCGGCCGTGCACACCTACGGCGACGGGCCGACGGTGAACGGGCGGCGCGACGGGCTGCGGGTCGACGCGGCGCCGGGGGAGTCGGTACGGCTCCGGCTGGTCAACACCGACAACGAGGTCAAGCGTGCGTGGCTGGCCGACGGTGTCGCGTTCCGGCTGCTGGCGGTCGACGGGCGCGACGTGCACGAGCCGTCGCTGGTGACGGATGCCGCGGTGACACTGCCGGCCGGGGCCCGGGTGGACCTCGGCTTCGAGGCGCCGTCCGTCGGGACGGCGGCGCGGGTCGAGCTGGGCGGGACGACGGTGGTCGTGGCGCCGCCGGGTGCCGCCGTCGCGCCGGCCGACGTGGGCGACGCGCCGGCCGAGGACGTCGACCTGCTGCACTACGGCACCCCGGCGCCGCTCGGGTTCGACCCGGCCGCCGCCGACCGCGAGTTCGAGTACCGCATCGGCCGCCGGTTCGGGCTGGTCGACGGGCGGCCGGGCATGTACTGGACGGTCAACGGGAGCATGTTCCCCGACGTCCCGATGTTCGTGGTGAGCGACGGCGACGTCGTGCGCATGCGGATCGAGAACTCCGGCGCCGACAACCACCCGATGCACCTGCACGGCCACCACGCCGTCGTGCTCAGCCGCGACGGTGAGCCGGCCACCGGCAGCCCGTGGATCGTCGACTCCCTCGACGTCGGCCGCGACGAGACCTACGAGATCGCGTTCGTCGCCGACAACCCGGGGATCTGGCTGGACCACTGCCACGACCTGCCGCACGCCACCGAGGGCCTGGTCGCGCACCTGGCCTACACGGGGGTCTACGCGCCGTTCCGCATCGGCGGTCCGGGGTCGAACGAGCCGGAGTGA
- a CDS encoding ATP-binding protein, whose protein sequence is MTRHPLRRRLVLTVVALVLTVTATLAVVSALVLRSSLYDQLDTQLLAAADRAKGSAGPGGHGFGAPDEPHAVPGQAAGTVELYYDDGRVEQAGYVDDAGEFQPLDHAQVAALTALPCDGEIRSAVLPELGTFHAVCQPAGSGDSVVTALSTADVAGTLRSYVGLEAGLAAAGVAVAAGAATVLVRRSLRPLDRVAEAARQVTELPLDRGEVDTIPRVPPVLAAERTEVGRVGAAFNRMIGHVETALSARHESEQQVRRFVADASHELRTPLASIRGYAELVRRSPDTVPPSATHAIGRVEAEAGRMTGLVDDLLLLARLDAGRPLERAPVDLAALAVDAVADAHAAGPDHAWRLDLGPSPSPILVCGDEGRLRQVLANLLGNARVHTPAGTTVWASCRVVDGEVVVEVRDDGPGVPPELVPRLFQRFSRADTARNRAGGSTGLGLAIAEAIVHAHGGTIGVGAGPGAVFTVRLPLDTGDAQPAHGPHRGRPVTLDS, encoded by the coding sequence GTGACCCGGCATCCGCTGCGGCGCCGGCTGGTCCTGACCGTCGTGGCGCTGGTGCTGACGGTGACGGCGACGCTCGCGGTGGTGTCGGCGCTGGTGCTGCGCTCGTCGCTGTACGACCAGCTGGACACCCAGCTGCTCGCCGCCGCCGACCGGGCGAAGGGGTCGGCCGGCCCCGGTGGCCACGGGTTCGGCGCGCCGGACGAGCCGCACGCCGTGCCCGGCCAGGCCGCCGGCACCGTCGAGCTCTACTACGACGACGGCCGGGTGGAACAGGCCGGCTACGTCGACGACGCCGGCGAGTTCCAGCCGCTCGACCACGCCCAGGTGGCGGCGCTGACGGCGCTGCCCTGCGACGGCGAGATCCGGTCGGCGGTCCTGCCCGAGCTGGGCACGTTCCACGCCGTGTGCCAGCCGGCCGGGAGCGGCGACTCCGTCGTGACGGCCCTGAGCACCGCGGACGTCGCCGGGACGCTGCGCTCGTACGTCGGGCTGGAGGCCGGGCTGGCCGCCGCCGGGGTCGCCGTCGCCGCCGGTGCCGCGACCGTGCTGGTCCGGCGGTCGCTGCGGCCGCTGGACCGGGTCGCCGAGGCCGCGCGCCAGGTCACCGAGCTCCCGCTGGACCGTGGGGAGGTGGACACGATCCCGCGGGTGCCGCCCGTCCTCGCTGCCGAGCGGACCGAGGTCGGCCGCGTGGGCGCGGCGTTCAACCGCATGATCGGCCACGTAGAGACGGCGTTGTCGGCGCGGCACGAGTCCGAGCAGCAGGTCCGCCGCTTCGTCGCCGACGCCAGCCACGAGCTGCGCACCCCGCTGGCCTCGATCCGCGGCTACGCCGAGCTGGTCCGCCGCTCACCCGACACGGTGCCGCCGTCGGCGACGCACGCGATCGGCCGGGTCGAGGCCGAGGCCGGCCGCATGACGGGGCTGGTCGACGACCTGCTGCTGCTCGCCCGCCTCGACGCGGGCCGGCCCCTGGAGCGGGCGCCGGTCGACCTCGCGGCGCTCGCCGTCGACGCCGTCGCCGACGCCCATGCCGCGGGGCCGGACCACGCCTGGCGGCTGGACCTCGGCCCGTCGCCGTCGCCGATCCTCGTCTGTGGTGACGAGGGCCGGTTGCGGCAGGTGCTGGCGAACCTGCTCGGCAACGCGCGCGTGCACACCCCGGCGGGAACGACGGTGTGGGCGTCCTGTCGCGTCGTGGACGGCGAGGTGGTCGTCGAGGTGCGCGACGACGGCCCCGGTGTGCCGCCCGAGCTGGTGCCCCGGCTGTTCCAGCGGTTCAGCCGCGCCGACACCGCCCGCAACCGGGCCGGCGGGTCGACGGGGCTCGGCCTGGCCATCGCCGAGGCGATCGTGCACGCGCACGGTGGCACGATCGGGGTCGGGGCCGGGCCGGGCGCCGTGTTCACGGTCCGGCTGCCGCTGGACACAGGAGACGCACAGCCGGCTCACGGCCCGCACCGAGGCCGGCCGGTCACGCTCGACTCATGA
- a CDS encoding response regulator transcription factor yields the protein MTDTLPPRVLVVDDEPNLAELLTSVLRYEGWTTATALTGQDAVRTAIEQPPDAVVLDVMLPDLDGIEVMRRIRAHRPDVPVLFLTARDAVEDRVAGLTAGGDDYVTKPFSLEELVARLRGLLRRAGATRARQEAVLTVGDLVMDEEAHEVGRDGEPIHLTATEFELLRYFMRNPRRVLSKAQILDRVWQYDFGGQENIVELYVSYLRRKIDKGREPMIHTVRGVGYQLKPASGP from the coding sequence ATGACCGACACCCTCCCGCCGCGCGTGCTGGTGGTCGACGACGAACCGAACCTCGCCGAGCTGCTCACCTCGGTCCTCAGGTACGAGGGCTGGACCACCGCCACCGCCCTGACCGGCCAGGACGCCGTCCGCACCGCCATCGAGCAGCCACCGGACGCCGTCGTCCTCGATGTCATGCTGCCCGACCTCGACGGCATCGAGGTGATGCGGCGGATCCGGGCGCACCGACCGGACGTCCCGGTGCTCTTCCTCACCGCCCGCGACGCCGTCGAGGATCGCGTCGCCGGGCTCACCGCCGGCGGCGACGACTACGTGACCAAGCCGTTCAGCCTCGAGGAACTGGTCGCGCGGCTGCGCGGGCTGCTGCGCCGGGCCGGGGCGACCCGGGCCCGTCAGGAGGCCGTCCTCACCGTCGGCGACCTGGTCATGGACGAGGAGGCGCACGAGGTCGGCCGTGACGGCGAGCCGATCCACCTCACCGCGACCGAGTTCGAGCTGCTGCGCTACTTCATGCGCAACCCGCGCCGGGTGCTGTCGAAGGCGCAGATCCTGGACCGCGTCTGGCAGTACGACTTCGGCGGCCAGGAGAACATCGTCGAGCTGTACGTCTCCTACCTGCGGCGCAAGATCGACAAGGGCCGCGAGCCGATGATCCACACCGTCCGTGGCGTCGGCTACCAGCTCAAGCCGGCGAGCGGCCCGTGA
- a CDS encoding enolase C-terminal domain-like protein: MKIVDVRATTVTVPLEAPLRHSNGAHWGRFVRTIVEVEADNGLVGLGEMGGGGQSAEDAVRGLRDYLVGHDPARTEALRFMLANPTASLYNNRTQLLAAVEFACLDLQGRHLGVPVHELLGGRVRDEVEFASYLFFRYPGPDGGGEVRTPEQLVAHARELRERHGFTVHKLKGGVFPPDYELDCYRALAEAFPGDRLRHDPNGAWSAEEAVRFAEGIAGLRNDYLEDPTWGMNGLRRVRENTAIPIATNTVVVNFEQLAANVRDPAVDVVLLDTTFWGGIRPCVKAAAVCETFQLGVAVHSSGELGIQLATMLHLGAVVPNLSFAADAHYHHLTGDVIAGGPFRYDGGAIAVPDGPGLGVELDRDKLAEYAELYRERGGYPYDRDPGRPGWYPLLPNSDWADPEQAGPVDLGGR; the protein is encoded by the coding sequence GTGAAGATCGTCGATGTCCGGGCGACCACCGTGACGGTGCCGCTCGAGGCGCCGCTGCGGCACAGCAACGGCGCCCACTGGGGCCGGTTCGTCCGCACCATCGTCGAGGTCGAGGCCGACAACGGGCTGGTCGGGCTGGGCGAGATGGGCGGCGGCGGGCAGAGCGCCGAGGACGCGGTCCGCGGCCTGCGCGACTACCTGGTCGGCCACGACCCCGCCCGCACCGAGGCGCTGCGGTTCATGCTCGCCAACCCCACGGCCAGCCTCTACAACAACCGCACCCAGCTGCTCGCGGCCGTCGAGTTCGCCTGCCTCGACCTGCAGGGCCGGCACCTCGGCGTCCCCGTGCACGAGCTGCTCGGCGGCAGGGTCCGCGACGAGGTCGAGTTCGCCAGCTATCTCTTCTTCCGCTACCCGGGGCCCGACGGCGGCGGCGAGGTGCGCACCCCCGAGCAGCTGGTCGCGCACGCCCGCGAGCTGAGGGAGCGGCACGGCTTCACCGTGCACAAGCTCAAGGGTGGGGTGTTCCCGCCCGACTACGAGCTCGACTGCTACCGCGCGCTCGCCGAGGCGTTCCCCGGCGACCGGCTGCGCCACGACCCCAACGGTGCGTGGTCGGCCGAAGAGGCGGTCCGGTTCGCCGAGGGCATCGCGGGGCTGCGCAACGACTACCTCGAGGACCCGACGTGGGGCATGAACGGCCTGCGCCGGGTCCGCGAGAACACCGCCATCCCGATCGCCACGAACACCGTCGTCGTCAACTTCGAGCAGCTGGCCGCCAACGTCCGCGACCCCGCCGTCGACGTCGTGCTGCTCGACACCACGTTCTGGGGCGGCATCCGCCCGTGCGTCAAGGCAGCCGCGGTCTGCGAGACGTTCCAGCTGGGCGTCGCCGTGCACTCGTCCGGCGAGCTGGGCATCCAGCTGGCCACCATGCTGCACCTGGGCGCCGTCGTGCCGAACCTGTCGTTCGCCGCCGACGCGCACTACCACCACCTGACCGGCGACGTCATCGCCGGCGGGCCGTTCCGTTACGACGGCGGCGCCATCGCGGTGCCCGACGGGCCGGGGCTCGGCGTCGAACTCGACCGCGACAAGCTGGCCGAGTACGCCGAGCTGTATCGGGAACGGGGTGGGTACCCGTACGACCGCGATCCCGGCCGGCCCGGCTGGTATCCGCTGCTGCCCAACTCGGACTGGGCCGACCCCGAGCAGGCCGGCCCCGTGGATCTCGGAGGACGCTGA
- a CDS encoding SDR family NAD(P)-dependent oxidoreductase, whose protein sequence is MTVAVVTGGGAGIGRAVVERLAGDGARVVALDRDATALGGLAADALVHGWKVEVRQVDVADDAAVERCAADLAERYGSIDTLVCAAGIQRYGTVEETSLAVFDEVIGVNLRGVFAVCHFLMPLLRADGGGSVVVVASVQSYQVQTGVAAYAASKGALVALVRSMALDHARDGVRVNAVLPGSVDTPMLRWAAEKFADGRPADDVVAEWGRTHPLGRVAQPAEVADAVAYLVSPRASFVTGTDLVVDGGLRAALAVALPEDTKEH, encoded by the coding sequence ATGACTGTGGCCGTGGTGACGGGCGGCGGGGCGGGCATCGGCCGTGCCGTCGTCGAGCGGCTGGCCGGCGACGGCGCGCGCGTGGTCGCGCTCGACCGCGACGCCACGGCGCTGGGCGGACTGGCCGCCGATGCCCTGGTGCACGGCTGGAAGGTCGAGGTCCGGCAGGTCGACGTGGCCGACGACGCCGCCGTCGAGCGTTGCGCCGCGGACCTGGCCGAGCGGTACGGAAGCATCGACACCCTGGTCTGCGCGGCCGGCATCCAGCGCTACGGCACCGTCGAGGAGACCAGCCTGGCCGTCTTCGACGAGGTCATCGGCGTCAACCTGCGCGGCGTCTTCGCCGTCTGCCACTTCCTCATGCCGCTGCTGCGGGCCGACGGCGGCGGCTCGGTCGTCGTCGTGGCGTCGGTGCAGTCGTACCAGGTGCAGACCGGGGTCGCGGCCTACGCGGCGTCCAAGGGCGCGCTGGTCGCGCTGGTCCGGTCCATGGCCCTCGACCACGCCCGCGACGGCGTCCGCGTCAACGCCGTCCTGCCCGGCTCCGTCGACACCCCGATGCTGCGCTGGGCGGCAGAGAAGTTCGCCGACGGCCGGCCCGCCGACGACGTCGTCGCCGAGTGGGGCCGGACCCACCCGCTGGGCCGGGTCGCCCAGCCCGCCGAGGTGGCCGACGCCGTCGCCTACCTCGTGAGTCCGCGGGCCAGCTTCGTCACCGGCACCGACCTGGTGGTCGACGGCGGCCTGCGGGCGGCTCTCGCCGTGGCGCTGCCCGAGGACACGAAGGAGCACTGA
- a CDS encoding carbohydrate ABC transporter permease produces MAARVLRPAILLILGVVWLAPVYLLVVNAAKPAARYASDQVWRPIGEFALFDNLREAWDLAGLADAVTSTVIYSVAAPALAVLIGAAIGFGIVALRLKHGFFWFVLVFGGTIFPLQMILMPLFVGYVEADVFDTRLGLVAIYTAIAVPFAALVMRNFLGGIAHQVFEAAVVDGASTWRIFWRIYLPMSASALVAVFILQATFVWNDLLLGLVLSQSDEVRPLMTALTSLQDTYGGSSLVTVLAGGLLVSLPTVVLFLSTQRIFSRGLNLGQF; encoded by the coding sequence ATGGCCGCCCGCGTGCTGCGTCCCGCGATCCTGCTGATCCTCGGCGTCGTCTGGCTGGCGCCGGTGTACCTGCTGGTCGTCAACGCCGCCAAGCCCGCCGCACGGTACGCGTCGGACCAGGTCTGGCGGCCCATCGGCGAGTTCGCGCTGTTCGACAACCTGCGCGAGGCGTGGGACCTCGCGGGCCTCGCCGACGCCGTCACCAGCACCGTCATCTACAGCGTGGCCGCGCCGGCGCTCGCCGTGCTGATCGGCGCGGCCATCGGCTTCGGCATCGTGGCGCTGCGTCTGAAGCACGGGTTCTTCTGGTTCGTGCTGGTCTTCGGCGGCACGATCTTCCCGCTGCAGATGATCCTGATGCCGCTGTTCGTCGGCTACGTCGAGGCCGACGTCTTCGACACCCGGCTCGGCCTGGTCGCCATCTACACCGCCATCGCGGTGCCGTTCGCGGCGCTGGTCATGCGCAACTTCCTCGGCGGCATCGCGCACCAGGTGTTCGAGGCTGCGGTCGTCGACGGCGCGTCCACGTGGCGGATCTTCTGGCGCATCTACCTGCCGATGTCCGCCAGCGCGCTGGTGGCGGTGTTCATCCTGCAGGCGACGTTCGTGTGGAACGACCTGCTGCTGGGGCTCGTGCTCAGCCAGTCCGACGAGGTCCGCCCGCTCATGACGGCGCTGACCAGCCTGCAGGACACCTACGGCGGGTCGTCGCTGGTGACGGTGCTGGCCGGCGGCCTGCTGGTGTCGCTGCCGACGGTGGTCCTGTTCCTGTCCACCCAGCGGATCTTCAGCCGGGGCCTCAACCTCGGCCAGTTCTAG
- a CDS encoding carbohydrate ABC transporter permease produces MSAPATAAPPTSARGSAPREPRRRHRNTYAWPARAFSLPAVVVVAVLLYLPFLWTTWISLTEYDGLGSPEWVGLDKYRAMFDDANFLTSLRNTLLWVVGTITVPVALGLLIAMLSHGLRFGAWLRLPFLIPYAISGVAVGIVWVFVLQNGGGLSQALDAFGLPGADTRWLLDAPMNTVVMIGAAAWQQTGVNALLFVIGLQSIPREPIEAARLDGASGWRLFRHLYWPMLRPLTTVVVGLGLVASLKTFDIVWIMTQGGPGRNSETLAVTMYEETFVNSAYGSGSAVAVFLSAVTFLAAITYLRRQLSTERTV; encoded by the coding sequence ATGTCCGCGCCGGCCACGGCAGCACCTCCCACGTCCGCCCGCGGCTCCGCACCGCGCGAGCCGCGGCGGCGGCACCGCAACACCTACGCCTGGCCGGCGCGGGCCTTCAGTCTGCCCGCGGTCGTGGTCGTCGCGGTCCTGCTGTACCTGCCGTTCCTGTGGACCACTTGGATCAGCCTCACCGAGTACGACGGGCTCGGCTCGCCCGAGTGGGTGGGACTGGACAAATACCGGGCGATGTTCGACGACGCCAACTTCCTGACGTCGCTGCGCAACACCCTGCTCTGGGTGGTCGGCACCATCACGGTGCCGGTCGCGCTGGGGCTGCTGATCGCGATGCTGTCGCACGGGCTGCGGTTCGGGGCGTGGCTCCGGCTGCCGTTCCTCATCCCGTACGCGATCTCCGGCGTCGCCGTCGGCATCGTGTGGGTGTTCGTGCTGCAGAACGGCGGCGGCCTGAGCCAGGCGCTGGACGCGTTCGGGCTGCCGGGGGCCGACACCCGCTGGCTGCTGGACGCGCCGATGAACACCGTCGTCATGATCGGGGCCGCGGCCTGGCAGCAGACCGGGGTCAACGCGCTGCTGTTCGTCATCGGGCTGCAGTCGATCCCGCGCGAGCCCATCGAGGCGGCCCGGCTCGACGGCGCGTCGGGCTGGCGGCTGTTCCGGCACCTGTACTGGCCGATGCTGCGCCCGCTGACGACGGTGGTCGTGGGGCTCGGGCTGGTGGCCAGCCTGAAGACGTTCGACATCGTCTGGATCATGACGCAGGGCGGGCCGGGACGGAACTCCGAGACGCTGGCGGTGACGATGTACGAGGAGACGTTCGTGAACAGCGCCTACGGTTCAGGGTCGGCCGTGGCGGTGTTCCTGAGCGCAGTCACGTTCCTGGCCGCCATCACGTACCTGCGCCGCCAGCTGTCGACCGAGCGGACGGTGTGA
- a CDS encoding extracellular solute-binding protein gives MRMRHSGLVAAAAASVLVLAACGGDDDDAEGATGPGLINFYTDKGAWEPQFLDVSDVSELSLGLGLDFTGYSDADQYSAFIRQSFRTNEKPDLFTWHTGSELEDLVAEDLLAPTTHIWESAVGNGDVPEALREHFTVGEEQYCVPMNAAYWVMYYNKAIFEQYGLAEPTSWTELMTVADTLKDNGVAPFYETNILFSFVWFQTLLAGTDPELYNALSSGEASYTDPGVVAVMEQWRTMLEAGYFGDPGDQTTPQDQLKNGNVAMINFGTFLSGQLNSVAMESGTDYDFFVIPNVNAELPQTSLIFETGPMCTAKDAENETSALQYAEWWMGEEAQTTWANARGDVSFNPKALVQDQPLAELNEQSASGDYLLLERYFEATPTPVLTAALDGFSAFVTNPGDPMPILETIQAEADAYWSSEG, from the coding sequence GTGAGAATGCGTCATAGTGGGCTGGTCGCTGCCGCGGCCGCGTCGGTGCTCGTCCTGGCCGCGTGCGGCGGCGATGACGACGACGCCGAGGGCGCCACAGGCCCCGGACTGATCAACTTCTACACCGACAAGGGCGCCTGGGAGCCGCAGTTCCTCGACGTGTCCGACGTGTCGGAGCTGAGCCTGGGCCTCGGCCTGGACTTCACCGGCTACTCCGACGCCGACCAGTACTCGGCGTTCATCCGGCAGTCCTTCCGGACCAACGAGAAGCCCGACCTGTTCACCTGGCACACCGGCAGCGAGCTCGAGGACCTCGTCGCCGAGGACCTGCTGGCGCCGACGACGCACATCTGGGAGTCCGCCGTCGGCAACGGCGACGTGCCCGAGGCGCTGCGCGAGCACTTCACCGTCGGTGAGGAGCAGTACTGCGTGCCCATGAACGCCGCCTACTGGGTCATGTACTACAACAAGGCGATCTTCGAGCAGTACGGCCTGGCCGAGCCCACCAGCTGGACCGAGCTCATGACCGTCGCCGACACCCTGAAGGACAACGGCGTCGCCCCGTTCTACGAGACCAACATCCTGTTCTCGTTCGTCTGGTTCCAGACGCTGCTGGCCGGCACCGACCCCGAGCTCTACAACGCGCTGTCCAGCGGCGAGGCCAGCTACACCGACCCGGGCGTCGTCGCGGTCATGGAGCAGTGGCGGACCATGCTCGAGGCCGGCTACTTCGGCGACCCGGGCGACCAGACCACGCCGCAGGACCAGCTGAAGAACGGCAACGTCGCGATGATCAACTTCGGGACGTTCCTCAGCGGCCAGCTCAACAGCGTCGCCATGGAGTCCGGCACCGACTACGACTTCTTCGTCATCCCCAACGTCAACGCCGAGCTGCCGCAGACGTCGCTGATCTTCGAGACCGGCCCCATGTGCACCGCCAAGGACGCCGAGAACGAGACCTCCGCGCTGCAGTACGCCGAGTGGTGGATGGGCGAGGAGGCGCAGACGACCTGGGCCAACGCCCGGGGCGACGTGTCGTTCAACCCGAAGGCCCTGGTGCAGGACCAGCCGCTCGCCGAGCTGAACGAGCAGTCCGCCAGTGGCGACTACCTGCTGCTCGAGCGCTACTTCGAGGCGACGCCGACACCGGTGCTGACCGCGGCGCTCGACGGCTTCAGCGCCTTCGTCACGAACCCGGGCGACCCGATGCCGATCCTCGAGACCATCCAGGCCGAGGCCGACGCCTACTGGAGCAGCGAGGGCTGA